Proteins encoded in a region of the Candidatus Zixiibacteriota bacterium genome:
- the purQ gene encoding phosphoribosylformylglycinamidine synthase subunit PurQ → MKFGVVTFPGSNCDYDAFAAVKLIGEEVTFLWHQSSDLQDSDVIILPGGFSYGDYLRSGAIARFSPIMKEVMKFAHSGYPVLGICNGFQVLVEAGLLPGALMRNDHLRFSCRFVYLRVERNDNIFTSAAAVGDVLKIPIAHKDGNYYNFKADIDSLEKNGQILFRYCDASGNITPESNPNGSLANIAGICNREGNVVGMMPHPERAVEDILGSSDGLKIFNSIKLSLARGKKLERA, encoded by the coding sequence TAATAGGGGAAGAGGTCACGTTTCTCTGGCATCAGTCCTCGGATTTGCAGGATTCTGATGTCATCATCCTGCCCGGCGGATTTTCTTACGGCGATTATCTCCGCTCCGGCGCCATTGCCCGCTTTTCCCCCATCATGAAAGAGGTCATGAAATTCGCCCATTCCGGATATCCGGTGCTTGGTATCTGTAACGGTTTTCAGGTACTGGTGGAAGCGGGACTACTGCCTGGCGCCCTGATGCGTAACGACCACTTGCGGTTCTCCTGCCGGTTTGTCTATCTCCGAGTCGAACGTAATGACAATATTTTTACCTCGGCCGCAGCGGTCGGCGACGTTCTTAAAATTCCCATCGCTCACAAGGATGGGAACTATTATAATTTCAAAGCCGATATTGATAGCCTCGAAAAGAACGGCCAGATTCTTTTCCGTTATTGTGACGCCTCGGGCAACATCACTCCCGAAAGCAATCCCAATGGCTCTCTGGCAAATATCGCCGGCATCTGCAATCGCGAAGGGAATGTGGTCGGCATGATGCCTCACCCGGAAAGAGCCGTCGAGGATATCCTCGGCTCCTCCGATGGATTAAAAATCTTTAACTCAATTAAACTGAGTTTAGCGAGGGGGAAAAAACTTGAAAGGGCGTGA
- a CDS encoding DUF4321 domain-containing protein gives MKGRELTFIIVALLLGAIVGGFLGDLIGSVLPPGAAKTLFSKSVQIGFETTRVELYSISFTVGIMFKINFMSVLTVLLVIIYFRWWYI, from the coding sequence TTGAAAGGGCGTGAACTGACATTCATTATCGTGGCCCTGCTTCTGGGCGCGATTGTCGGCGGTTTTCTGGGCGACCTCATCGGCTCGGTCCTGCCGCCCGGCGCCGCCAAAACCCTTTTCTCAAAATCGGTTCAAATCGGATTCGAGACCACCCGCGTCGAGCTGTATTCTATTTCGTTCACTGTCGGCATAATGTTTAAAATAAACTTTATGTCGGTATTGACCGTCTTGCTGGTTATTATCTATTTCCGCTGGTGGTATATCTGA
- the tatA gene encoding twin-arginine translocase TatA/TatE family subunit has translation MIGIDRPLILVGIGWQELILIFLVVLLIFGARRIPDIAQGIGKGIREFKKALRDTEDEIKNNTKDSGPDKPDKTH, from the coding sequence ATGATAGGAATCGACCGCCCCTTAATATTGGTAGGTATAGGATGGCAGGAACTGATTCTGATTTTCCTGGTTGTCCTGCTTATCTTCGGCGCCCGGCGCATTCCCGATATAGCGCAGGGAATAGGGAAGGGGATCAGGGAGTTCAAAAAAGCTCTCCGGGATACCGAAGACGAAATCAAGAACAATACAAAAGATTCAGGACCTGACAAACCCGATAAAACGCATTGA
- a CDS encoding CHASE2 domain-containing protein, with translation MLKKYSPYTLCLLISILVVALYVNDFGPLLRLEWKIQDLMYTFRGDPNFSSDIVVVSIDDTSLAQYGSWPWPRDLVGDLVAAVGSGQPKTILLDMLFEPSVTEDTSGRTTVLANQLAWLQNVIVPYEISRGDFTSSRISNPKYLYNSSVVVDNPLGVLEESEALIAQKVFLPPEPITQYAAGLGFKFITYDRDRKVRWTPLVMTYDGYYYPSAQLLAAAHYLGLSPSNISVKGGEEIKAGGRVIPTNAHAEMFINYNKPRQSFGEISAAEIFNEKFDLNNLKGKLVVIAVNARTSTDYYQTPVSRNIASAELTANILENIAHSNHIKRLDSSPGTDMIVLFALGGIFAFILPRVSLLYRAVILIITLFLLANLNFILFNSLNVLTRSLYIGLQLILLAIASPILDQDFLSRIGSGKKEPAKGKPARLPKIAPIERKPAEANGRAASSHEAVKSTTEAIEKTRSDHRSETKTAMTDFSGSKTFQAETVKAEMPSAPPPREKPKPAAIVADAAPPIEYNNRLIDDEPSSEPEYQPAPAANTPSFGFDSGQLKNLGRYKVVGELGKGAMGTVYKGIDPAINRNVALKTIRLDFVHDPEELAELKERLFREARAAGMLSHPNIVTIYDVGTESNLHYIAMEFLEGQTLESMIRKRVKFNYRIIAQIISQICGALDYAHGSGIVHRDIKPANIMVLSDYKVKVMDFGIARVDSSSMTRTGIAMGTPNYISPEQLQGRPVDHRTDIFSLGVMMYEMLLHRRPFRGENLTSLIYNIVNTEPELPSTVDKSIPLLFDRVIEKALRKNPEERYQRAGEIALALADFIESFGPKRSIPV, from the coding sequence ATGCTGAAGAAATACTCCCCCTATACCCTCTGCCTACTAATTTCCATACTGGTGGTGGCGCTGTATGTAAATGACTTTGGGCCGCTTCTTCGCCTGGAATGGAAGATTCAGGACCTGATGTACACTTTTCGCGGGGACCCGAATTTCTCATCTGATATTGTGGTCGTGAGCATAGATGACACCTCGCTGGCGCAGTATGGCTCCTGGCCCTGGCCCCGAGACCTGGTGGGAGACCTGGTGGCGGCCGTGGGGTCGGGCCAACCTAAGACCATATTGCTGGATATGCTCTTCGAGCCAAGCGTCACGGAGGACACCTCGGGGCGGACAACGGTCTTAGCCAACCAGCTTGCCTGGCTGCAGAATGTTATCGTGCCGTACGAGATTAGCCGGGGAGACTTTACCTCGAGTCGCATTTCCAATCCCAAGTATCTATATAATTCATCGGTTGTGGTGGACAACCCGCTGGGGGTGCTGGAGGAGAGTGAAGCGCTTATTGCGCAAAAGGTATTCCTCCCGCCGGAACCGATTACCCAGTATGCCGCCGGTCTTGGTTTCAAGTTTATAACTTATGACCGCGATAGAAAAGTCCGCTGGACGCCGCTGGTAATGACATATGACGGCTATTACTATCCCTCGGCGCAGCTTCTTGCCGCTGCCCATTACCTGGGGCTCTCCCCCAGCAATATCAGCGTCAAAGGCGGCGAGGAGATCAAAGCCGGAGGCCGGGTGATTCCGACCAATGCGCACGCCGAGATGTTCATCAATTACAACAAACCCCGCCAGTCATTTGGAGAGATATCCGCCGCTGAAATCTTTAATGAAAAATTTGATTTGAACAATCTGAAGGGGAAACTGGTGGTGATTGCGGTTAACGCCCGCACCTCGACCGACTACTACCAGACACCGGTATCGCGCAATATTGCATCGGCAGAACTGACGGCGAATATTCTGGAAAATATAGCGCATTCGAATCATATCAAGCGTCTCGACTCCTCCCCGGGAACCGACATGATAGTACTATTTGCCTTGGGAGGGATATTTGCCTTTATCCTGCCCCGGGTCTCCCTGTTGTATCGCGCCGTGATTCTTATCATAACGCTTTTCCTTCTCGCCAATTTAAATTTCATTCTGTTCAATTCGCTTAATGTCCTGACACGCTCATTATATATAGGACTGCAGCTAATCCTGCTGGCAATAGCCAGTCCGATACTGGACCAGGATTTTCTCTCCAGAATCGGCTCCGGCAAGAAAGAACCGGCTAAGGGCAAACCGGCAAGACTACCCAAAATCGCGCCGATAGAGAGAAAGCCAGCGGAAGCTAATGGCCGGGCGGCTTCAAGTCATGAGGCAGTGAAGAGCACGACCGAGGCGATTGAGAAAACAAGGAGTGACCACCGTTCTGAAACCAAGACGGCAATGACCGATTTTAGCGGGAGTAAGACTTTCCAGGCGGAGACAGTCAAAGCGGAAATGCCGAGCGCGCCCCCGCCGCGGGAGAAGCCGAAACCGGCGGCAATCGTTGCCGATGCCGCTCCGCCGATTGAATACAATAATCGCCTAATTGATGATGAGCCTTCCTCCGAGCCGGAGTATCAGCCGGCGCCGGCCGCCAATACCCCGTCATTCGGTTTTGACAGCGGCCAATTGAAAAATCTGGGACGGTATAAGGTTGTCGGTGAATTGGGCAAAGGGGCGATGGGCACGGTCTATAAGGGGATTGACCCGGCCATTAACCGGAATGTCGCCCTCAAGACAATACGACTGGACTTTGTGCATGACCCCGAAGAGCTGGCGGAATTGAAAGAGCGGCTTTTCCGCGAGGCGCGCGCCGCCGGAATGCTGTCGCATCCCAATATCGTAACCATTTATGATGTCGGGACAGAGTCCAACCTTCATTATATCGCCATGGAATTCCTGGAAGGTCAGACGCTGGAGTCAATGATTCGGAAGAGAGTGAAGTTTAATTATCGGATTATCGCTCAGATAATTTCCCAGATTTGCGGCGCGCTTGATTACGCGCATGGTTCCGGAATTGTCCACCGCGACATAAAGCCGGCAAATATAATGGTGCTCAGCGATTACAAGGTAAAGGTTATGGACTTCGGCATAGCCCGGGTGGACTCGTCATCGATGACCCGCACCGGTATCGCGATGGGCACACCCAACTACATATCGCCGGAACAGCTTCAGGGAAGACCGGTGGACCATCGAACCGATATCTTCAGCTTGGGAGTCATGATGTACGAAATGCTGCTGCATCGGCGTCCCTTCAGGGGAGAGAATCTGACCTCCCTGATTTACAATATCGTCAATACCGAGCCGGAGCTGCCGTCAACGGTAGACAAATCGATTCCCTTGCTGTTTGATAGAGTGATTGAAAAAGCGCTCCGGAAGAATCCTGAGGAGAGATATCAGCGCGCCGGAGAGATTGCCCTGGCGCTGGCCGATTTCATTGAGTCTTTTGGACCGAAGCGGTCGATACCGGTTTGA
- a CDS encoding metallophosphoesterase family protein has product MKFAIISDIHGNLEALENVLRDIEKEGAEKIHFLGDAVGYGCSPNECVKLIKDHCEIKLLGNHDYAALGLEAVENFNQMAQISIGWTQEKLSKQSGAILADFEMEADFLDFHLVHASPGEPDQWHYILTTAQAKRHFENFNQAVCFVGHSHMPIIFNIDSEGQVMKSNKMELERVPERRYIINVGSVGQPRDGDPRACYIMVDTESGKIYYRRVDYDIIKAQEKMKNANMPSFLVDRIAVGH; this is encoded by the coding sequence AATTTGCCATTATATCGGATATTCATGGCAATCTGGAAGCTTTGGAGAATGTCCTCCGGGATATAGAGAAAGAGGGCGCCGAGAAGATTCATTTTCTCGGGGACGCAGTGGGGTACGGGTGCAGCCCCAATGAATGTGTGAAGTTGATAAAGGACCACTGCGAAATAAAACTTCTGGGGAATCATGATTATGCCGCCCTGGGCCTGGAGGCGGTGGAGAACTTCAATCAGATGGCCCAAATTTCAATTGGATGGACACAGGAAAAGCTGAGCAAACAGAGCGGCGCTATTCTTGCCGATTTTGAGATGGAAGCCGATTTTCTCGATTTTCATCTGGTTCATGCCTCGCCGGGGGAACCGGACCAATGGCATTACATACTGACGACCGCTCAGGCAAAGAGGCATTTTGAGAATTTCAATCAGGCGGTCTGTTTTGTGGGACATTCGCATATGCCGATAATTTTCAACATCGACTCCGAGGGTCAGGTGATGAAGTCTAATAAGATGGAATTGGAGAGGGTGCCGGAGCGAAGATATATCATAAATGTCGGTTCGGTGGGACAGCCTCGTGACGGCGACCCGCGCGCCTGTTATATAATGGTCGACACCGAGTCCGGTAAAATCTATTACCGACGTGTCGATTATGATATAATAAAGGCCCAGGAAAAGATGAAGAATGCGAATATGCCGAGTTTTCTGGTAGATAGAATTGCGGTAGGTCATTAG